The Coffea arabica cultivar ET-39 chromosome 6e, Coffea Arabica ET-39 HiFi, whole genome shotgun sequence genome contains the following window.
cgaataattatatatttttgtgtgttatcttttttcttttcccatttATTTCGCTTTTTTAGGTCTATGAATAGGATTGCCTGCTTTCTCTctctttatttcatttttttgacaaaaCCCTAATTGAACCCTAAGTTGATCAATTTTGACGTTTGTTTGATTTATTAATGATTGGCAGGATTTTAGGAATTAGGGGCGGTTTGGATCACTCCTTTCCCTTGGATTTTTCCGTGATTATTTATAGCTCATTTTACCAGGTAATTTCTGTTTTTTCGTTCTTGCATTCAAATTTGGCAAATTTTATGTGTATATGCTTTTATTTCCCTTGAATCTTGTAtgttgatgattgataatgttTTTTAAATCGGTGTTGTTTTAGAGTTATAACATTATTAAATCTCTGCAATCGCTTAGCTATTAGTTAATTGTAATTAAGGTGGAATTCTGGATGACAATTAGAATTTCTAAGCTTAGTTTGAAGAATAATGCTactgtgcggaaatgaagtatATTGTACTAAAGAAACGAGGGTGCAAGAAATATCAGCTGGTTGATTAGAAAATGCAGGGCCTGATAAGTCATACTTAAActgagaagaaatggtgatctGGTAGATTGACCATGCAGAATTAGGGAATTTTTCCGAGCTTTAAGGATTCATtacgatttttctttttctgggaATAGACATTCCATTTCTGGAGTGCTGTTACATAGATATATTGTCTGGCAGACAAACTGTGTGGTGTTCAGAGAAGTTGGCTGGCTTTTATTGATAAGCTTGTTCCTTGAAGGGTTTTTGCAAGCATTGACAGGGGCTTTTGGAAGAAAATCCACTGTGTTGTGGATCACGGCTGTGTTTATGTACTACTAGTGAAGTTGTTATTGATGCTTTTGTCCTGTGTCATAAATGATGGgaactagggttttcatttCAAGTCAATCTTTTTAATTAAAGAATTCagtgttaaaaaaattatctaCTTTGACTTTTTGCGAGTTCTGTTCATATgctttaattttatctttttcaggTGTCTTATTTTCTTATGGCCTTGTACTTATCAAGAATTTATGCTGGGTTTCATGTGTTGTGTTTGTAAAAAATTGCCATGCACAACTGTGTAAACACGTTCTACGACAAAGAGAGAGTGTGGAAACTGATGCGATGTCAGCATCCAGCAAATTCGATCTGTCTTCTAATAGCCCAGACAGGCCTTTATACACTTCTGGGCAGCGTGGATCCTATTCTGCAGCTTCATTGGACAGATCTGGTAGCTTTAGGGAAAACACAGAGATGCCAATTTTACCAGCCATTCCAAACATGAGTAGAGGTAGTTCTGCTGCAACACAAGATGTGATGAGTTTCTTTCAATGTTTACGATTTGATCCAAAATCAATGGTTACAACCCTCAAACTTAATCGACCAGTGGATTTTAAGCGACTTGCAAGTGTTTCTTTTGGAATTCCATTGGAAGATCCTTCTTCAGCACCTGCAAAAGGCAAACCTGTGTCTTCTCCTTCACCTGAGGAATTTAGACGTCTCAAGACCTCTGTCCGTGAGGGCTGTAGAAAAGCTAGGTATTGCTTTTGTttcattaatttcattttttttttgtttccatgTGGATTTACATCAGTGTTGATTCATGCATGAAAAATATTGTATTAAATGTCAGGGAACGTGTAAAAATATTCAATGAGTCATTATCTGTGATGAACAAGTGGTTTCCAACTATTCAATCACGGAAGAGATCCCGGTCAGATTCCTTTTCCAGTGACCGATCCAATACCTTGTATTCAGCCGATCGATCAGTTTCGGCTACAGGCATTTCTAAGATGGGTGCTCAGAGTCATGTTGGTGCAAATGGTTTTGACGTGGAGCAAAAATCAGAAGAGAGGACAAAGAATTCTGTACCAAACAAGCGCACCAGGACTTCTATGGTGGATCCCAGGGTCTGTAGCATTTTTTTATGTCGCCATGCCATAATATTTTCTTGGTTCATATTTATGAACGctgctttattttgaatttagtcTCTTGGGCACTTACGAATACTGGAGCTTCTTGAGCTCATAGAACTATTGTTGTTTTCTAGGTTCTATTAAAGTTCTCTGCTCAGTTTACAATGTGATTGACATGGGAAATACCTCATCCAGGAGTTTCCTACTTTAACTGGCTTGCTTATATATGTTTCTGTGGGTATCACAGTACTGATAGTCAAGGAACAATTACTTTCGTTAGTTCACTGTTAAGTGCGGATATTCTTTTCACTGAAGACATAGTTTGTCTTTTTCTTATCTGGTTACATTGTTGTCAGGTGGACGGtctcctttcttttctatttcttcATAAGTTCTGAAAATTTTTGGATGAACTATACAAAACTGATTTCCGTATTGAGGTTATGTCCCATTTGCTTTTTCTTTGTGCGATTTGCTGTTCTTTTACACGTCTTTATCTGGACTTTCACTACTTCTCCCCTAGAATTTTCTGTCTGACAGTGTGCAAATTTTGCATCCTTAAATATGTCATCAACTTGTTAGATTAACCTACAAGTTAGTTACAACCTCCAAAATGCTGTTGTTGCGTGcttatttatattaatttgcTATATTTCTGAATGTTTTTATTCTGGACTTTCAGTTTTGCTCCTTTAGAGCTTCAATCTTTGTCTGACTATGTATAACAATTTTTGCATCCTTAATTATGCCTCATTTATTATACTCTGCTACAATCTAGTTACAAGCTTCCAAAATGGTACTGAAGTATGTGTTTAATTTGACATAGGCGGATGCAAGGGCTAATACTCTTGCTAGGCCTTCAGGGACTGCAGATAGAGATAGGGAAATATTGAAAATTCCCAGTAGTAGTGCAGTCCAAAGCGAGGATCGGCCATCACCTTTAGGTGTTGATGGATGGGAGAAATCCAAGATGAAGAAAAAGCGGTCTGGGATAAAGCCAGATGTTGCTGCAAGCTCATCAGCAGCAAAACCTATGGATGGCTCTAGAGATTTTAAACAAGGGATGCAACCGCGGCTTCTTGCTGATGCCCGGTCAAGGCTGAGTGAGAGCCATGGCTTCAGGTACTGCTTTTAGTGTATCATTTTGTGCATACATTTAGTATTGATTGTATTAATCTTCCTCTGTTGAATTTGCTTTTATAATGGTGTAGATGCTTGGATTttcattcttctttgttttgTCCGTATATTTGATTTGAACTTTCACTTGCAGCCATAATAGGTTAAAGTAGGAATACCTTCCATTCTAGAGTTTTAAGTCTCATTCCGCATGGTCTTCCATAAAACATTTTTTTCTGAATCATGTCTACTTTTTGTGATGCAGACCTGTTGCTAATGGAGGCATGAGCAAAGTTGATGGTTCCTCACAGCAAAGCAGTTCAGGCACACGATCATCAATCTCTCGGCTGGAGCAGGATAACAGCCCCCTTCTCCATGATAAAAGGGATCGCCCTACAGATAAAGAAAAAGTTAATATGAAAGCTATTAACAAGTATGTGTGGCATTTAACTGCATATTCTCCGAGATTCTTGTTTTGGGATCCATTTCTTTTTAATGACATTGTTATGTGGTCCTTTCTTCTTGGTAATATGTCATTAGTTTGTGTCATTGAAGATTCTGCCTCCTCACTTTCTGTTTGTCTGCTTGGATTTTTAGTCTGTTGAAGTTAAATGAAGCTGTGctcttttgtttgttttcttttttatccCCCCCCACCCAATTGTACAACCAGGACAAGTGCTCGAGAAGATTTCAGCTCTGGTAGCCCTACATCAAGCACAAAACTGAATGCAACTCGAGGTCCACGGTCAGGTTCAAGTGTTGGGCAAAAATTGTCACCTGTGGTTTCTCATGCAACAGCTGCCAATGATTGGGAAGTTTCTCAGTGCACAAGCAAAATACCTGCTGCAGTTGGTGTAAACAGTCGGAAACGGACACCGTCGATGAGGTCTTCATCACCTCCTGTTGCCCAGTGGGCCAGCCAGAGGCCCCAGAAAATCTCAAGAACAGCAAGAAGAAGTAATTTCATACCTATAGTGCAGAGCACTGATGAAACCTCTGCTTTGGACACGGCATCTGCAGACACTGGAAATGAAAGGCGCTTATCTGGAAGTTCTCCTCAGCAAGTTAAATTGAAAGGTGACCACTTCTCTTCAGCCGCATTGTCTGAAAGTGAGGAATCAGGGCCCCCCTCTGAAATGAAGTTTAAAGATAAGATGAAGAAGTCCGATGGCATGGAAGAAAAAGCTGGGCAGAATGTCCAGAAGATGTCAAACTTGATGCTACCACCAAGGAAAAAGATTATTAGTGGGGATGACCATGGAGATGGAATTCGAAGACAAGGCAGGACTGGACGGGGATTCACTTCAACTAGGTCCTTAATGCCATTAACTGTTGAAAAGCTTGGAAATGTGAGAACTGCAAAACAGCTTAGAAGTGCCAGACTTGGATTTGACAAAACTGAAAGGTTTagcattttctttctcttgattATTCTGGTTATTATTTTGGGCTTATTCGTGCCCTATGCTTTGATGTTCTGCGTTTTTAGTCTAAGTTCCTTATATTGTTTGAATTTTATATTCAGCAAGGCAGGTCGTCCGCCCACTAGGAAGCTCTCTGACCGTAAAGCTTATACACGTCAGAAGCATTCTGCAGTCAGTTTAGCAACAGATTTTATTGGTGAGTTCAGTCAGAGATTTCAATAAAACCTCTCTGGCTGTTCATTATTCTCCATCTTTATTACTTCTTTAATGCTCTTAGTCGGTTCAGATGATGGACATGAAGTACTACTCGCTGCTGCAAATGCTGTTCCTAATCCAGGTGTAGTTTCAGTCAGAACTTTCTGCATGCATTATGAATCCAAAAAAGTGCATATTATGGTCAATAGAGGTTCTTGGTGTTGATCCACTTTTCACTGCAGCCCCAGCACTTTCCAGCTCATTTTGGAAGCAGATGGAGCCACTCTTTCGGTTTGTATCTGATGCAGATGTGGCCTATTTGAAACAGAAGGTTGTGGCACTTCGCATCTTCAGAAGCTTTTTGCATTATAATAGGATTACTAGCTTATCACTGAGCTCTATGCTATTTTAG
Protein-coding sequences here:
- the LOC113696317 gene encoding uncharacterized protein isoform X2; this translates as MSASSKFDLSSNSPDRPLYTSGQRGSYSAASLDRSGSFRENTEMPILPAIPNMSRGSSAATQDVMSFFQCLRFDPKSMVTTLKLNRPVDFKRLASVSFGIPLEDPSSAPAKGKPVSSPSPEEFRRLKTSVREGCRKARERVKIFNESLSVMNKWFPTIQSRKRSRSDSFSSDRSNTLYSADRSVSATGISKMGAQSHVGANGFDVEQKSEERTKNSVPNKRTRTSMVDPRADARANTLARPSGTADRDREILKIPSSSAVQSEDRPSPLGVDGWEKSKMKKKRSGIKPDVAASSSAAKPMDGSRDFKQGMQPRLLADARSRLSESHGFRPVANGGMSKVDGSSQQSSSGTRSSISRLEQDNSPLLHDKRDRPTDKEKVNMKAINKTSAREDFSSGSPTSSTKLNATRGPRSGSSVGQKLSPVVSHATAANDWEVSQCTSKIPAAVGVNSRKRTPSMRSSSPPVAQWASQRPQKISRTARRSNFIPIVQSTDETSALDTASADTGNERRLSGSSPQQVKLKGDHFSSAALSESEESGPPSEMKFKDKMKKSDGMEEKAGQNVQKMSNLMLPPRKKIISGDDHGDGIRRQGRTGRGFTSTRSLMPLTVEKLGNVRTAKQLRSARLGFDKTESKAGRPPTRKLSDRKAYTRQKHSAVSLATDFIDDGHEVLLAAANAVPNPAPALSSSFWKQMEPLFRFVSDADVAYLKQKVEFEPTTVSPMAASSGMVNPSSVSNGFGGNEIERGFKRQYSEDTQEHLSSATKTLEDVSLYQRLISALIPEGDEQFCHNENEDIRFDGYESGFEPETNVKSDSFCSQLSQNSDLSGNPASNGFRISANGGSFNELKHIMPDNSSLSIPDTRIPSYRNSQNGFPPDQALTPGVNCTEGQYSSMSINERLLLEIHCIGIFPEFAPDSANSGNEEISTEISKLNEIYYEQVSKRKGLVSRLLKSAVDTRELQDREFEQHALNKLVVMAYEKYMTCCGPNAHGMKSANGKMAKHAALAFVKRTLERCQEYQETGKSCFNEPLFRDIFVSGCSQLGDVQAMDSIADGESGKHEVRPSASTCAEQSPSSTNHDMFSDNLLSANLASEQISGKEETWSNRVKKKELSLDDVGGGAIAMSPAVTPGIGSSFSSGTKGKRSERDREGKGSSREVISRSGTTKTGRPTSAKGERKSKTKPKQKTAQLSASVNGLLGKMSEKPKVTVPSTQKTSNTSSSGMVKDKNDYGLDELEDPIDLSGLQIPEMDDLGVADDFGGQGQDIGSWLNIDDDALQDHDFMGLEIPMDDLSELNMMV
- the LOC113696317 gene encoding uncharacterized protein isoform X1, with translation MSASSKFDLSSNSPDRPLYTSGQRGSYSAASLDRSGSFRENTEMPILPAIPNMSRGSSAATQDVMSFFQCLRFDPKSMVTTLKLNRPVDFKRLASVSFGIPLEDPSSAPAKGKPVSSPSPEEFRRLKTSVREGCRKARERVKIFNESLSVMNKWFPTIQSRKRSRSDSFSSDRSNTLYSADRSVSATGISKMGAQSHVGANGFDVEQKSEERTKNSVPNKRTRTSMVDPRADARANTLARPSGTADRDREILKIPSSSAVQSEDRPSPLGVDGWEKSKMKKKRSGIKPDVAASSSAAKPMDGSRDFKQGMQPRLLADARSRLSESHGFRPVANGGMSKVDGSSQQSSSGTRSSISRLEQDNSPLLHDKRDRPTDKEKVNMKAINKTSAREDFSSGSPTSSTKLNATRGPRSGSSVGQKLSPVVSHATAANDWEVSQCTSKIPAAVGVNSRKRTPSMRSSSPPVAQWASQRPQKISRTARRSNFIPIVQSTDETSALDTASADTGNERRLSGSSPQQVKLKGDHFSSAALSESEESGPPSEMKFKDKMKKSDGMEEKAGQNVQKMSNLMLPPRKKIISGDDHGDGIRRQGRTGRGFTSTRSLMPLTVEKLGNVRTAKQLRSARLGFDKTESKAGRPPTRKLSDRKAYTRQKHSAVSLATDFIVGSDDGHEVLLAAANAVPNPAPALSSSFWKQMEPLFRFVSDADVAYLKQKVEFEPTTVSPMAASSGMVNPSSVSNGFGGNEIERGFKRQYSEDTQEHLSSATKTLEDVSLYQRLISALIPEGDEQFCHNENEDIRFDGYESGFEPETNVKSDSFCSQLSQNSDLSGNPASNGFRISANGGSFNELKHIMPDNSSLSIPDTRIPSYRNSQNGFPPDQALTPGVNCTEGQYSSMSINERLLLEIHCIGIFPEFAPDSANSGNEEISTEISKLNEIYYEQVSKRKGLVSRLLKSAVDTRELQDREFEQHALNKLVVMAYEKYMTCCGPNAHGMKSANGKMAKHAALAFVKRTLERCQEYQETGKSCFNEPLFRDIFVSGCSQLGDVQAMDSIADGESGKHEVRPSASTCAEQSPSSTNHDMFSDNLLSANLASEQISGKEETWSNRVKKKELSLDDVGGGAIAMSPAVTPGIGSSFSSGTKGKRSERDREGKGSSREVISRSGTTKTGRPTSAKGERKSKTKPKQKTAQLSASVNGLLGKMSEKPKVTVPSTQKTSNTSSSGMVKDKNDYGLDELEDPIDLSGLQIPEMDDLGVADDFGGQGQDIGSWLNIDDDALQDHDFMGLEIPMDDLSELNMMV